The window AACGGCGGCGAGGTGCTCACCGACTTCGACGGCGGCGAGGACTACGCGCACGCCGTCACGCTCCAGAGCGACGGCAAGATCGTCGTGGCGGGGCGCAGCGAACTGCCCGGCGAGGGCTGGCACTTCACCGTGGCCCGCTACGCCGCCGACGGCAGCCTGGACACCGGGTTCGGCGACGGCGGCCGGCTCCGCACCGAGTTCGGCAGCGCATCCGAGGCCCATGCCGTCGCGGTACAGAGCGACGGCAGGATCGTCGCCGCCGGAGAGGCGGGCGGCCGGTTCGCGCTCGTCCGCTACCTCGCCGACGGCACCCCCGACCCGGCGTTCGGCGACGCGGGCCGGGTGACCACCCCGTTCGAGGCGGGCGGGGCGTACGGCTACGACCTCGCCCTCCAGTCCGACGGCCGGGTCGTCGTCGCCGGCAGCGCGGGCAGCGGCGGCGCCGACTTCGCGTTGGCCCGCTACAACACCGACGGCAGTCTCGACGGCGGCTTCGGCAACGGCGGCCGGGTGACGACCGCGTTCGCCGGTGAGGACCTGGCACGGGGCGTGCAGGTGCAGCCCGACGGCCGTATCGTCGCCGCCGGACGCAGCGGCTTCGACATCGCGCTGGCCCGCTACAACACCGACGGCAGCCTGGACGCCGGCTTCGGCACCGGTGGCCGGGTGACCACCGACTTCGGCGGCACCCTGGAAGCGGCCCACGACCTCGTGCTCCAGCCCGACGGGAAGATCGTCACGGGCGGGGTGCGCAGCACCGACTTCACCGCCGTCCGCTACCGCACCGACGGCACGCTCGACAGCGGCTTCGGCACCGGCGGCCGTGCGAGCGCCGACTTCACCTACTACGACGAGGCCCACGCCATCGCCCTCCAGCCCGACGGCAACCTCGTCACCTTCGGCAGCAGCGGAGACGACCGCGCCCTGGTCCGCTTCCTCGGCGGCACCGCCACCCCGCCGCCTCCGCCGCCCACCGACCTCCTGTCGGTCACCAAGACCGGCCCCGCCACGGTCAGCATCGGCGACCGGGCCACCTACACCGTGACGGTCACCAACACCACTACGACCACCACGGCGACCGGCGTCTCCCTCACCGACACGCTCTCCGGCCCCGCGGGCACCGTCATCTCGGCCACGGCCTCCCAGGGAACCTGCACCACCGCCGTGAGCTGCTCCCTCGGCACCCTCGCCCCGGGCGCGCAGGCCACCGTGACCGTCGTTGCCGAGCCCCGCGCGACGGGCACCCTCACCGAACGGGCCACGGCCACCGCCACCCAGAGCGACCCCAACTCCGGCAACAACACGGCCACGGTCACCACCACCGTCAACAACGCCCGCGGCTGCACCCGCATCGGCACCAGCGGCAACGACACCCTCACCGGCACCTTCGGCACCGACGTCATCTGCGGCCTGGGCGGCGACGACACCATCAACGCCAGTTACGGCTCCGACACGGCGTACGGCGACTTCGGCAACGACCGCGTCGACGGCGGCTTCCAGAACGACACCCTGAGCGGCGGCCCCGGAAACGACAACCTGATCGGCAACAACGGCAACGACCGCCTCAACACCGTCGACAATGTCTCCGGCAACGACACCGCCAACGGCGGCTCCGGCTCGGATACTTGTACGACGGACGCGGGGGACACCCGGATCAGCTGCCCGTGAACACCCTGGGGGACGGCGGCCGTACTCGACCGCCGTCCCCGTCAGGGGTCAGATCCTGCGGGCGTAGAGCATCTTGTTGTCGAGGCCGTCGGGGATGTCGGGCAGCCGCTCGACCTCGATGCTGTAGCCCCTCGCCTCAAGTACCGCCACCACGCCGGCCAGTTGGTCCCGTGCCGCGTGGACTTCCATGACGATCTGCCGGATGCGAGGCCAGTCGGCGTCGGCGATGCCGTGCAGGGCCCGTACCTCGTCGCCCTCGATGTCCATCTTCAGCAGGTCCACCTCGCCGGAGACCGAGAACTCCGCCATGATCTCCGAGAGCCCGGCCACCGGTGCCCGTACCGTCTCATGGCGGAACACCTCCTCGGCGACCCGGCGTTCCGCATAGGTCGTCATGGTCTCCCGGTCCCTGAGCTTCTCGGCCAGGTGTGTGGTGGAGTTCCCCGGCATCGAGGGGAAGTAGTAGAACTCCCGCTGCTCGCTCTTGTCGGACAGGCCCTTCGGGCAGACGGTGACGCCGTCCACGCCGTGCAGCTCGAGATTGGCGCGCAGCGCCCGCAGGGTGTCCGGGATGGGTTCGATCGCCAGGACCCGGGCCTGCGGGTACCTCTGCTTGGTGAACACGGTGAAGAGGCCGATGTTGGCGCCGGCGTCGACGACGAGCCCGTCCGGCCTGACCGGTGCCATGTGGCGGAGATACGTGCCCGCGCGACAGCGTCTCCCTGAACACCATCGCCAGCATCGACAACCTCGACGAACTGCCCGAGAT of the Streptomyces sp. NBC_00287 genome contains:
- a CDS encoding FkbM family methyltransferase, with protein sequence MAPVRPDGLVVDAGANIGLFTVFTKQRYPQARVLAIEPIPDTLRALRANLELHGVDGVTVCPKGLSDKSEQREFYYFPSMPGNSTTHLAEKLRDRETMTTYAERRVAEEVFRHETVRAPVAGLSEIMAEFSVSGEVDLLKMDIEGDEVRALHGIADADWPRIRQIVMEVHAARDQLAGVVAVLEARGYSIEVERLPDIPDGLDNKMLYARRI
- a CDS encoding calcium-binding protein, whose amino-acid sequence is MSTLLSRLRRAAVCACALVVAVPGPALAAPGDLDASFGDGGQVYVHNGLVSAGYDLALQPDGKIVTVGLSQDAGWLTTDFSLMRHHTDGSIDTSFGNGGEVLTDFDGGEDYAHAVTLQSDGKIVVAGRSELPGEGWHFTVARYAADGSLDTGFGDGGRLRTEFGSASEAHAVAVQSDGRIVAAGEAGGRFALVRYLADGTPDPAFGDAGRVTTPFEAGGAYGYDLALQSDGRVVVAGSAGSGGADFALARYNTDGSLDGGFGNGGRVTTAFAGEDLARGVQVQPDGRIVAAGRSGFDIALARYNTDGSLDAGFGTGGRVTTDFGGTLEAAHDLVLQPDGKIVTGGVRSTDFTAVRYRTDGTLDSGFGTGGRASADFTYYDEAHAIALQPDGNLVTFGSSGDDRALVRFLGGTATPPPPPPTDLLSVTKTGPATVSIGDRATYTVTVTNTTTTTTATGVSLTDTLSGPAGTVISATASQGTCTTAVSCSLGTLAPGAQATVTVVAEPRATGTLTERATATATQSDPNSGNNTATVTTTVNNARGCTRIGTSGNDTLTGTFGTDVICGLGGDDTINASYGSDTAYGDFGNDRVDGGFQNDTLSGGPGNDNLIGNNGNDRLNTVDNVSGNDTANGGSGSDTCTTDAGDTRISCP